Within the Wolbachia pipientis genome, the region TAAAACGATTGTAACTTCTGTGGTATTTAAGTTGATAGCTAGTGAAAGGGCATGTGTACTGTCAAAACCCACCACTAAATTGAAAGGAGTAGCTATAACATGTTTTCAAGATCTTACCTATATTTGTGAAGTTTAATTTGTATGTGCTAAACAAGATGCTGATTAGTTTTATAGCTAACCCAAGAAAGGTTTCCCTATGTCATACCGCCGCGGCGCTAACATGTAGCAACTGTTCTCCCTCGTCATACCATCACGGTATCTCTAGATCCCGCCAACACGCAACGGGATGACGATTGTCAGGGTGTCATGAAAGTAGCTGACACTGGTTCCTTTATGATGATGTCATCCCAGTGCTTGACACTGGGATCTAGTCTTTATTATGCAGCCACTTATTTAAAGTTAAGTTTTCTGGATCCCAGTGTCTGGGCACTGGGATGACACCTGTAGCCCTACGTCATACCGCCGCGGTATCTCCTTAGCATAGATCCCGCTAACACGTAGCGGGATGACAAGATTATCGTCATTCCGCCGCAGACCGTTATACCGCGATTCATTCGCGGTATCTCATCCGCTAACAAGTAGCGGGATACTTGACCTTTACAGGGATGACAGTTGTCGGTAGGCCTAAATTACTTTAGCTACAAACATTAAGAAATTTACCAAACGAAAAAAAAGGCAAAAGAAGCCCCGTTGGTGACTAGTTATTTATATGTACTTCAAAATATTGGCGTTTTTTATTCTAAACGCTACGATTCAGCCGCTTTTAAATGCAACTAACCTAAATTATAAACGTTAAGAAATTTACTGAGCGGAAAAAAAGGCAAAGAAACCCCAGGGTGGCTAGTATTCAAATTCTCCCTTGTCTATTTGACGTCTTTTACTGTCTTAAACGCTTTATAAGCGCGTTTCAGCTTATATAGGTAGAAACCTAGAAGTTTTATAAAGACATGAGGTGCACATAGTGCAAAAAATTAAGCATGATTTACGCCAAATACATTAAGTTTTTTTGTCATTAATCCACTGCAGAGATTGCGAAGATAAATAGCTTCACTTTCATGATAAGGGGGCTGGTGGAGTTTGTCAAGCAAGTTTTTTCGTTTCTACGTTGTCAGCTACCTGAATATTGATCATACGGTTTCCATCTGTTATATATAATCTTTTTGAATACGAAGAAAACTGATGAATGAGTATGATATTACGGTTATAGGTAGCGGTCCTGGTGGTTATATAGCAGCAATTAGGGCAGCACAGCTTGGGTTTAAAACTGCAATTGTAGAAAAAGAAAAAAATTTAGGCGGTATATGCTTAAATTGGGGATGTATACCAACAAAATCACTACTTAGAGCATCTGAGATTTATAGGCTAATAAAAAGATCAAAAGAGTTCGGTATAGAAGTAAAGGGAGCGAGTTTTGATATACAATCAATAGTGAAATACTCAAGAAACGTTGTTGATAAATTGTCAAGTGGTGTTGCATATTTGATGAAAAAAAATAACATCAAAGTTCATCAAGGCTTTGGTAAACTTGCAGGCAATAGTACTATAAAAGTTGCTGGCGATAAGGAAGAACAAGAAATTGTTTCCAAGCATATCATTTTAGCAACAGGAGTGAGGGCACGGAATCTGCCTGGAATAGAGGCAGATGGAGATTTAATATGGAATGCGCAGCATGCTATGATGCCGGGCAAATTACCAAAATCACTACTAATCATAGGATCTGGTGCAATTGGAATAGAGTTTGCAAGTTTTTATAGTACTTTGGGGGTTGATGTAACAATCATAGAGATAAAGAGCACTATTTTGCCGCTGGAGGATAAAGACATTTCAGATTTAGCACAAGAAATATTCACAAAACAGGGGATAAAAATATATACAAACAGTAGCGTAAAAGCTCTTACTAAAAGTAAAGACTCTGCTCAAGTGCTACTAAGTAGTGGTGAGAGCAAAGAATTTGATAGGGTGATTGTTGCGGTTGGAATTCAAGCAAATATTGAAAATATAGGTTTAGAAAATACAAAAATTAAATTAAGCCCTTCTGGCTTTATTGAAACGAATGAATGGTATGAAACTAGTGAATCAAATGTGTATGCAATAGGTGATGTAGCTGGCCCACCATGTTTAGCACATAAAGCGAGCCATGAAGCTGTGATCTGCGTTGAAAAGATTGCTGGTAAAAGTGCTCATGCGTTAAAAAAAGAATGCATACCAAATTGCACTTATTCTCATCCACAAATAGCGAGCATCGGCCTTACTGAGGAACAGGCAATAAAAGGTGGGTATGATGTAAAAATAGGAAAATTTCACTCTAACTTTAATGGTAAGTCTATTGCACTCAGTGAAACTGAAGGGTTAGTGAAAACAATTATAGACAAAAAGACAGGCGAACTTCTGGGTAGCCACATGATAGGTGCAGAAGTAACGGAGTTAATTAGCAATTTTGCTCTTGCAAAGCAACTAGAAGGAACAGACTTCGACATAAAATCTACGATTTTTCCTCATCCAACCATTTCAGAGATGATACACGAATCAGTGCTTGCTGCAGATGTTAAATAGTTGAACTAACGTTCCATTGTTTTAGAGTTGTCAATGTCTTGGGTAGCAGTTTGATTAGGCGCTTTAGTTTCAATAGATTGATTACCACCAGCATCAGAATTCTGTAACTCTTCTTTCAATCCCTTAGCTGCTTTTTTGACTTCAAGCTTTGCCTTTGGATGAAGATCTTCTGGGCCTTTTCCTTTAGTATCCAAATCTTGTTGTAGATTAGTGCTTTTCATTTTATTATGCTGCTCGTGCTCAGGTAGGTCAACAACCGAATTGAAAAGAATTTTTATTATATTTTTTAGCAGTTCTAAAAAACCTCCGCTTCTTCCTTTTCTTTGTTCTTGAGATTTATTTTTCTCATTAGGTTCTTTTTTACTATTACTTTTAGGCATTTTTAACTCAACTATCATAAAGCTTAATAAAATTCTACGTGCAAATTATTAAATAACAGTTAACAATCTAGATTTACAGATGGATATTATTTTAGCAACAGGTGGCACAGGTGGGCATATCTTTCCGGCCATAGCCTTAGCAAAAGCACTAAAGACACAAGGATACAATTGCATATTATTCACTGATAAAAAAACAAATAAAAATATCGACATAGAAAGCTATATTTTACCATTACGTAGACCAAGCGGCAACAAATTTAAGTTTTTCCTTTTATTAATGTATAGTTGTGTGCCAGCAATATATAAAATCAGAAAATTGAAGCCAAGATTAGTAATTGGTTTTGGTAGCTATGCTTCTTTTCCAACTCTTCTTGCAGCAAGGGTTCTTTCTATACCTATAATTTTACATGAACAAAATACAGTTTTAGGAAGAGTAAATAGATTCTTTTTCAAGAGTGCAAAATTAATTGCAACCAGCTTTCCGGAAACTAAATATGCAGAAAGTAATAAATGTATTTTTACAGGAAATTTTATTGATATAAAAGCACAGAGCCATTCTAGCACTGAGAAAGCCCTAAACATATTAGTCATAGCAGGTAGCCAAGGTGCAAATTTTTTTGATGATGTAGTAAGCAGCGTAATTTGTAATTTGCCTATTAAAATGAAAAAGAAAATTAGAGTGACGCAGCAATGTACGAAGAAAAATGTAAACAAGGTCAAGAGTCTATACAAAAGTGAAAAGATCGATTGTGAATTGAGTGAATTTTTTGATGATATGGAAAATAGATTGGCCAATGCTCACTTGGTAATTAGCAGAGCAGGAGCAACTTCAATAGCAGAGATCACTCTTGCTAGGCGCGCTGCTATATACATTCCCTACCCTGACTCAAAAGATAATCACCAATTTTATAACGCAAAATATATTGAAGATTCGGGAGCAGCTGTAATAGTTGAGCAGAATAGTGAAGCAAAAAAAAATCTAACAGAGGTACTATTTGATCTATTAAATAATTCTCAAAAATTGCGTGATATGACCAATAATACAAAAAAAACAGGGATAAAGAATGGGACTACTGAGTTTGTTAAGGTAATTGTTCACAGGTTTAGTTGAGGAGAGTAGACCGGCGGACCTTCCCCACCAGTCTCTCGCAGAACTGTGCATGAACCTCGCGACTCACACAGCTCCCATTATTCAGCCTTTTGTCCCAAACCTAATGTCCAGTGGTAGAAAGTGTCTGGTCCTTCTTTTCTCATTTTTCCTAGAAGTTGCCTTGCTAGTCCTCCACGAGTTTGAAGTTTCTTGTACTTTCTTCTTGCCCACTTTTCAAGTTGCCGCTCTATGTTCTTCAGAGGTTTGTATATCTCTGTCCTGTAAAACCTGCCATAGTACTGATACCAGCCTCTGACTATTGGATTTACTTTCTTTGATATCCCCTCCAGAGTTGTAGATGTTTGTCTGTGTATTTTCCATGACCTTATGGTTTGACTAATCTTCTTCTTGGCCTTATTACTAATTGCAGGTATGAATGAAAGAAAATAATTCCCTACTTTACTGTTCTTCGCTAGTCTAGGTCTGAATGTAAAACCTAGAAAATCATAACTTTGTATAGTATACTCATCTTTCCTTCTGTTATCCTTACAATACACTATTTGTGTCTTTTCCGGATGTAGCTTTAGCTTATACTTGGCCTGTCTTTCTTCAATTACGTCTCGCATAAAATCCGCTTGCTTCTTAGTTCTGCAGTGCACTATCGCATCATCTACATATCTCTCAAATGGTATTGTCGGGTGCTTTTGTCTCATCCACTCATCAAATACATGATGCATAAATATGTTTGAGATCATCGGACTTATTGAACCTCCTTGTGGAACTCCTTTATCCCTAACTACCTTACTGCCATCTGCTTGCTGAATTGGAGCTTTCATCCATCTTTCAGCATACAGTATGACCCATTTGCAGTCTGTGTGCTTTTTGATAGCTTGCAATGCTAACTCGTGGTCCAAATTGTCGAAAAATCCAGATATATCAAGATCTATTGACCAATTGTACCTCCAGCATCTTTTACGCGCAGTATCTACCGCATCCAGTGCAGATTTATTTGGTCTATAACCATATGAATCATCATGGAATTTTGGTTCTACTAGCGGCTCCAGATACATAGCAGCAGCCGTTTGCCCTATCCTGTCAAATACTGAAGGAACACCTAAGATTGCTTTGTCCTCCTCCTGTATCTTTAGGTATTGCAACAGCTTTTATAGCTTCTGGAAAATAACTTCCGGATGACATCCTATTCCATAGTTTGTACAGATTATCTTTTAGATTTTCTTCAAACTTTGTTATCGAAACCTCATCCACACCAGCAGCACCTTTATTTTTCGATACTTGTTTATAAGCTCTCCAAATAAGTTGCTTTGATATATCAAAAGACTTTGTTTTACTCATTAACTCCTCCCTTTCGGTTGATAAATAATTAAAACTAAATAACTCAGCCCCTTCTCTCCATTTCCATTACAGAAACTTCTTCACTACTACGAGCTGATCCGCCCCTGTTTTTCGCATCGGTACTCTCATCCTTAGAGTTTAGCTCCTTGGATTTCTCCCTTATCATCGAAACGACAGGTTCCCGTAGTTCCACACAATAGCCTGAAATAGATTCATGCCACCTTTATGCCAGACGCCATCTATCCAGTAAACAAGCTCCCGATAGATTTATCCCAGGTTACAGACAACCCCCTGGTTTTGACGTCATTTAAAAGGTTTCGACACTTCATCAGTGGTTCACTTTCGTTCATCTCTCCATTCCTTACATGACATATAATTATGCCTTTTCCATAACGCTCACTACCTTGGCTCTTTACCAAAGCAGCTTATGGTTGTTTGAAGCCTGCTCTTGTAAACCGGCTCCGAGGGGCCCACCCTCATCTACTGCGCAGCTTTTGCACTTAGTTTGCCCTTTTATGAACATCCTTTGTGTCTCTACGGCACACTGTCTGCTTGCTTTTTCTTCAAACACATCCCAAAGGTCTTTTTCTAGTGATATATTATATAATTTATTGATATAAACTACTCCCGTGGGTGAAGTTGTGTTAATTTCGAGCAGGAAGTCATCTATAATATCAATACCAACAAATATTAGCCCCCTTTTCTTTAATTCAGGACCAATTTTGTTACATATTTCATTGTCTCTATCGTTCATTTGAGCGGGCTCAAAACTTGCTCCAAGTCGCATGTTTGTTCTGATCTCTCCACTGATTTTTGGAACTCTTTTCATTACTCCAATTGGTTGACCATAAAGTAGCAACATTCTTTTATCTTTATCTATGTTTTTACAAAATGATTGTGCAATCACAGGGCATTCGTATTTTGCTGTCATGAGATCCACTACTACTTGAATACTATTCTCATCTCGTATTCTTATTACATCATTTCCGCCATAGCTATACAATGGCTTCAGAATAATATCTTGATAGTTGTAGTAGAAATCTCTAATCATCGATATATTTTCAGTGATCAAAGTCGGCGGAATTAGCTCTGGAAATAATGAAGTTATCAATTTTTCAGGACAATTTCTTATTTCTGTTGGATTGTTAATTACCAATGCGCTGGTTTTTTCTAAGATATAGGTTGTTGTAATGTAGCGCATATCAAAGGGCGGATCCTGCCTGATAAATATGATGTCCATTTCATTCAAGTTGATTGCTACATCCTCTTTAGAGATAAAACTAAAATCATCAATGCTGACTTTCTGAGCAAGAGCAATTGGATGGTTTAGCTTTAGTGCTAAATTGTTAGGAGCATAGACAAAAACTTCATGCCCCCTCCTTTGTGCTTCCTTTATTAGCACGAATGTAGTGTCAGTTTCAAAATTTATATTTTCATCCATCTGAAAGGCAACTTTCATTTATGTTCTCCACCTATTGTCACAACTGTACAAATGTTATAATTTGAAGGCGATTTTTGCCTAATGGCGTAATTTACTGTACTTATATCGTACATAACTTACAACTTGTTTTACTCCCTTTACTTTTCTTGCAATTGATATTACAGCTTTTAATTCCGCTTTATTTTGGGCTATACCCATCAAATAAACAACTCTATCAACCGTATTAACGCTATAATTAATTGATTTAATATTTCTTTTCCCCAGAAGTCTTGTTCTTATTTCCGCTGTTATCATGCCATCTACAGTAGTGTCTAGCATGGAAGCCATTTGAATTGGTATTACTCTTATTTCATTTATCACTTCTTTAATTTCTTTTTGCTGCCAAGCTATTTTTTCTGCTGTAAGTTGTTTTTCAGGAGTGTCAACACTTCCAATGAGCAATACTCTTCCTTCACTTACTTTAACTTTTATGGATGAGAATAGCCCATGTTTTAAGAGCCCCTTATTAATTCTGATGACCATAGTCGTATCATCAATGATATTTCCCAAGGATTTGTCCTGCATTGTTATTGCTGTCGCTGTAGCCACCACACCACCTATTATAAGGGTTGTGCAACCACTTTGTGTAATCAAAAAAATTGCAAGTAAGAAACTTGTTATTAATCTCATTATTGATTTTCAGGATTTAGAGTTTTCATTAAGAAATGTTAATAAGCTTTTTTGATTGTGTAAATACTATAAATTAAGTAAGACTTTAAACCTTGAATATTTTTAATGGAATACCTATAATATGATACTAAAAATTTCTTGCGGATATGGCGGAATTGGTAGACGTGCCAGGTTTAGGTCCTGGTGAGCTTGCTCGTGGGGGTTCAAGTCCCTCTATCCGCACTTTAAAGTCATGTAACTTAGGTTTTAAGGGAAAATTTATAATCACTAAATACACTTTTGTTTGTATAAAAACCTGTTCTTAAGGATTGTGTTTAACCTAAATTCTGGTAAAATGACTCTATTAAGATATGGATTAAAATGTTAATAAATGAATTATGATGTCTAATAATATACCTCAAAATACAGTCGAAGTAAGTAGCGTATATACCTACAAAGAGCTTAGTATAGATAAACTAAAGTATGAGTATGAAATCACAGTTGGTAGTGATTATATAAAACAAAAGGTAAATTCCAGGTTGCAAGAGATAGCAGAAAATGCAAAATCACCTGGATTTAGGGCTGGAAAGATGCCCTATGACCTTGTTGTTGCAAATTATAAAAACGAAGCTTTGGAATATGCGATAAATAATACAATTGATTATTGCTCAAGTGATTTGATGAAAAAAATTGAAGTCAAGTCTCACATTTATCCTAAGGTTGATGTTATATTATTACCAGATCTGGGCAAAGAAAATGAGGAGGGCAATTTTGTATACAAGCTATCTTTTGAGTCGATGCCTGAAGTACCGATGATAGATCTTGACAAAATAAACTTAAAGAAAATTGAAGCAAAAATTGAAGAGGAAGATATAAAAGAATTTATTGATTCTATTAAAACAAAGTTCCCCAATTTCGCCTCTGTTGATGATGCTTCTTATCAAGCGAAAGATGGGGATAAATTGATAATTGATTTTGAAGGGCGGATTAGGAATAAGCTCTTTCAGGGTGGAAGTAGCAAAAATTTTGCCGTTAATTTAGGGTCTGGCACATTTATTAATGGTTTTGAAGATCAATTAACTGGTATGAAAAAGGGAGAAACAAAGGACTTTAAGTTGAAATTTCCTGAAAATTACCAAGCCATTCCCCTTGCAGGACAGGAAGCTGATTTTTCTGTGCGAGTTAATGAGATTCAAATTGCCAAAGATTTTGAAAATGATGATGAAATAGCTAAGAGTATTGGTTTTAAAGATTATTCTTTGCTAATAAGTCATGCAAAAAAAATGATTGGTGATCAGTGCACCGAAATGAGAAATCTCTTAATTAAAAAGGAGCTATTTGATTATTTGGATGCTAATTATAGTTTTGATTTACCCACAGGCATAGTAAAACAGGAGCAACAAAGAATGGAAGGAGAACTGGGTGCTCAAAATGATTCTTGTAAA harbors:
- the lpdA gene encoding dihydrolipoyl dehydrogenase, coding for MNEYDITVIGSGPGGYIAAIRAAQLGFKTAIVEKEKNLGGICLNWGCIPTKSLLRASEIYRLIKRSKEFGIEVKGASFDIQSIVKYSRNVVDKLSSGVAYLMKKNNIKVHQGFGKLAGNSTIKVAGDKEEQEIVSKHIILATGVRARNLPGIEADGDLIWNAQHAMMPGKLPKSLLIIGSGAIGIEFASFYSTLGVDVTIIEIKSTILPLEDKDISDLAQEIFTKQGIKIYTNSSVKALTKSKDSAQVLLSSGESKEFDRVIVAVGIQANIENIGLENTKIKLSPSGFIETNEWYETSESNVYAIGDVAGPPCLAHKASHEAVICVEKIAGKSAHALKKECIPNCTYSHPQIASIGLTEEQAIKGGYDVKIGKFHSNFNGKSIALSETEGLVKTIIDKKTGELLGSHMIGAEVTELISNFALAKQLEGTDFDIKSTIFPHPTISEMIHESVLAADVK
- the murG gene encoding undecaprenyldiphospho-muramoylpentapeptide beta-N-acetylglucosaminyltransferase yields the protein MDIILATGGTGGHIFPAIALAKALKTQGYNCILFTDKKTNKNIDIESYILPLRRPSGNKFKFFLLLMYSCVPAIYKIRKLKPRLVIGFGSYASFPTLLAARVLSIPIILHEQNTVLGRVNRFFFKSAKLIATSFPETKYAESNKCIFTGNFIDIKAQSHSSTEKALNILVIAGSQGANFFDDVVSSVICNLPIKMKKKIRVTQQCTKKNVNKVKSLYKSEKIDCELSEFFDDMENRLANAHLVISRAGATSIAEITLARRAAIYIPYPDSKDNHQFYNAKYIEDSGAAVIVEQNSEAKKNLTEVLFDLLNNSQKLRDMTNNTKKTGIKNGTTEFVKVIVHRFS
- the ltrA gene encoding group II intron reverse transcriptase/maturase — encoded protein: MQYLKIQEEDKAILGVPSVFDRIGQTAAAMYLEPLVEPKFHDDSYGYRPNKSALDAVDTARKRCWRYNWSIDLDISGFFDNLDHELALQAIKKHTDCKWVILYAERWMKAPIQQADGSKVVRDKGVPQGGSISPMISNIFMHHVFDEWMRQKHPTIPFERYVDDAIVHCRTKKQADFMRDVIEERQAKYKLKLHPEKTQIVYCKDNRRKDEYTIQSYDFLGFTFRPRLAKNSKVGNYFLSFIPAISNKAKKKISQTIRSWKIHRQTSTTLEGISKKVNPIVRGWYQYYGRFYRTEIYKPLKNIERQLEKWARRKYKKLQTRGGLARQLLGKMRKEGPDTFYHWTLGLGQKAE
- the gshB gene encoding glutathione synthase; translation: MKVAFQMDENINFETDTTFVLIKEAQRRGHEVFVYAPNNLALKLNHPIALAQKVSIDDFSFISKEDVAINLNEMDIIFIRQDPPFDMRYITTTYILEKTSALVINNPTEIRNCPEKLITSLFPELIPPTLITENISMIRDFYYNYQDIILKPLYSYGGNDVIRIRDENSIQVVVDLMTAKYECPVIAQSFCKNIDKDKRMLLLYGQPIGVMKRVPKISGEIRTNMRLGASFEPAQMNDRDNEICNKIGPELKKRGLIFVGIDIIDDFLLEINTTSPTGVVYINKLYNISLEKDLWDVFEEKASRQCAVETQRMFIKGQTKCKSCAVDEGGPLGAGLQEQASNNHKLLW
- a CDS encoding BON domain-containing protein, with amino-acid sequence MRLITSFLLAIFLITQSGCTTLIIGGVVATATAITMQDKSLGNIIDDTTMVIRINKGLLKHGLFSSIKVKVSEGRVLLIGSVDTPEKQLTAEKIAWQQKEIKEVINEIRVIPIQMASMLDTTVDGMITAEIRTRLLGKRNIKSINYSVNTVDRVVYLMGIAQNKAELKAVISIARKVKGVKQVVSYVRYKYSKLRH
- the tig gene encoding trigger factor, producing MSNNIPQNTVEVSSVYTYKELSIDKLKYEYEITVGSDYIKQKVNSRLQEIAENAKSPGFRAGKMPYDLVVANYKNEALEYAINNTIDYCSSDLMKKIEVKSHIYPKVDVILLPDLGKENEEGNFVYKLSFESMPEVPMIDLDKINLKKIEAKIEEEDIKEFIDSIKTKFPNFASVDDASYQAKDGDKLIIDFEGRIRNKLFQGGSSKNFAVNLGSGTFINGFEDQLTGMKKGETKDFKLKFPENYQAIPLAGQEADFSVRVNEIQIAKDFENDDEIAKSIGFKDYSLLISHAKKMIGDQCTEMRNLLIKKELFDYLDANYSFDLPTGIVKQEQQRMEGELGAQNDSCKEAEKRVKLAMLFMKFSAENKISLTQNDVLNVIVNQYVSKDVPFDRVLKHLESNKQFQELVRGQALEYKVTDYIIEKVSKEEQIISVKELKELFGNI